A single Larimichthys crocea isolate SSNF chromosome VIII, L_crocea_2.0, whole genome shotgun sequence DNA region contains:
- the ddx21 gene encoding nucleolar RNA helicase 2, whose product MPSKVIFETEDQVMDEVVDTKTLKNKIKEGKKLKKKKQLEDQEEQEDPDCEPPTPKKKKKKDKLEADQVNNHVDEATDINGNSNGIETPKKKKKNTEGDSERKKKKQKKAVAEEAINGHSTPNTPVQTPIQTPAQSSEDSASDSEKETEETPEQKEGAFSNFRISQVTIDKLKARGVSYLFDIQVKTFNPVYDGEDVIAQARTGTGKTFSFAIPLVEKLQKDSVQLSRGRAPKVLVLTPTRELAIQVAKDFKDIIKKLAISCFYGGSSYNPQLDAIRNGIDILVGTPGRIKDHIQNNKLDLSKLKHVVLDEVDQMLDMGFAEQVEEILASSYGKDSDPNPQTLLFSATCPPWVYEVAKKYMKPECKHVDLIGKKTQKAATTVEHLAIACHWSQRTAVLGDVIQVYSGSHGRTIVFCETKKDANELSMNTTIKQSAQSLHGDIPQKQREITLKGFRNGAFEVLVATNVAARGLDIPEVDLVVQCSPPKDVESYIHRSGRTGRAGRTGVCICFYQRKEEDQLRYVENKAGITFRRVGVPTANDIIKSSSKDVVRFLDSVPVTAIGYFRASAEKLIEERGAVDALAAALAHISGATSLEQRSLLNSDAGYTTMQMVCSQEMHNLGYAWKTIKEQLGEQFENHIHRMTFLKGKTGVCFDVPADKVKEVQENWKDGRRWQLTVATELPELEEKQFNNRGDRGFGNGNRGDRGGGFRGGRGRNFGGNGGRSNGFRSGGGYGNNRGGNRGGQKRSFSQAFDY is encoded by the exons ATGCCGTCAAAAGTCATCTTTGAAACCGAAGATCAAGTCATGGACGAAGTTGTGGACACAAAAACCCTGAAG aacaagatcaaggaGGGCAAGaagctgaaaaagaagaagcagttgGAGGAccaggaagagcaggaggatcCAGACTGTGAACCTCcaacaccaaagaagaaaaagaaaaaagacaagctGGAAGCGGACCAAGTGAATAACCACGTAGACGAGGCCACAGACATAAATGGCAACAGTAATGGCATCGAAAcaccgaagaagaagaagaagaacactgagGGAGACTCAGAG agaaaaaaaaagaagcaaaagaaaGCAGTAGCAGAGGAAGCAATCAACGGACATTCCACCCCAAACACCCCTGTTCAGACACCCATCCAGACACCAGCCCAATCAAGTGAAGACTCGGCAAGCGACAGTGAAAAAGAAACG GAGGAGACACCAGAGCAGAAGGAAGGAGCCTTCTCCAACTTCAGGATCTCTCAAGTCACCATTGATAAACTAAAAg CTCGGGGAGTCTCTTACCTGTTTGACATTCAGGTGAAGACATTTAATCCTGTATATGATGGAGAGGACGTAATTGCCCAAGCCCgaacaggaacaggaaagaCTTTCTCCTTTGCCATCCCCTTGGTGGAGAAGCTCCAGAAGGATTCAGTGCAGCTCTCCAGAGGCCGGGCTCCCaag gTCCTGGTGTTAACTCCAACCAGAGAGTTAGCTATCCAGGTCGCTAAGGACTTCAAAGACATTATCAAGAAACTCGCTATCTCCTGTTTCTATGGAGGCAGCTCATACAACCCACAGC TTGATGCTATCCGTAACGGTATCGATATTTTGGTTGGTACCCCTGGTCGTATCAAAGACCACATCCAGAACAATAAACTCGACCTGTCTAAATTGAAACACGTTGTCCTCGATGAAGTAGACCAGATGTTGGACATGGGATTTGCAGAACAAGTTGAAGAGATTTTGGCTTCATCATATGGGAAAG ACTCCGACCCAAACCCGCAGACGCTTCTGTTTTCGGCCACTTGCCCCCCCTGGGTGTACGAAGTGGCCAAGAAATACATGAAACCAGAGTGCAAACATGTTGACCTTATTGGCAAGAAAACCCAGAAAGCTGCAACAACTGTGGAA CATCTGGCCATAGCGTGCCACTGGTCACAGCGTACAGCCGTGCTGGGCGATGTGATCCAGGTTTACAGCGGCAGCCACGGCAGAACCATCGTGTTCtgtgagacaaagaaagatgCCAACGAACTTTCCATGAATACGACCATCAAacag agtgCCCAGTCCCTCCATGGTGATATTCctcagaaacagagagagattacTCTGAAGGGATTCAGGAATGGGGCTTTTGAGGTTCTAGTTGCCACCAATGTTGCAGCCCGTGGATTAGACATCCCTGAAGTCGACCTGGTGGTCCAGTGTTCTCCACCCAAG GATGTGGAGTCATACATCCACCGTTCGGGACGTACGGGCCGAGCAGGCAGGACTGGAGTCTGCATCTGTTTCTaccagagaaaagaagaggaccAGCTGCGCTACGTAGAAAACAAAGCA GGCATCACATTCAGACGAGTTGGCGTTCCCACCGCCAATGATATCATCAAGTCTTCAAGCAAGGATGTTGTCAG GTTTCTGGACTCTGTTCCAGTCACAGCTATCGGATACTTCAGAGCATCAGCCGAGAAACTGATTGAGGAACGAGGAGCAGTTGATGCACTGGCTGCCGCCCTAGCCCATATTTCTGGAGCCACAAGTCTAGAGCAGAGGTCACTGCTCAACTCTGATGCT GGTTACACCACTATGCAGATGGTGTGTTCTCAGGAGATGCATAATCTGGGTTATGCCTGGAAAACCATCAAAGAACAGCTTGGAgaacagtttgagaaccacatTCACAGAATGACCTTTCTTAAAGGCAAAACa GGAGTTTGTTTTGATGTCCCAGCTgacaaagtcaaagaagttCAG GAGAACTGGAAGGATGGTCGCCGTTGGCAACTGACTGTAGCCACAGAGCTCCCAGAGCTGGAAGAAAAGCAATTCAATAACCGTGGAGACCGAGGCTTTGGCAACGGTAACCGTGGTGACAGGGGAGGTGGTTTCAGAGGTGGTAGAGGGAGAAATTTCGGGGGAAACGGTGGCCGTAGTAACGGCTTCCGGAGCGGAGGCGGCTATGGCAACAACAGAGGGGgcaacagaggaggacagaaacGCAGCTTCAGCCAAGCTTTTGATTATTGA